One Lycium barbarum isolate Lr01 chromosome 5, ASM1917538v2, whole genome shotgun sequence genomic window carries:
- the LOC132639268 gene encoding uncharacterized protein LOC132639268, with protein MLWGKKPKQACWIIQKVLKAQKYMAGLTEANLIQMPSFSIKNVYHKMLGTHTKVPWRKLMCNNPGSPKWLFILFLVIHRRLYTKDRLIRWGMQICPKCPLCENEPECIDHLFFQCSVTTAVWKILQWQGIRRTARSWSEELQWCETRNTGKGSDATIYRMSLAATVYELWLERNHKAFQSKRRSEVAIVKKIIQEVFVRIVLKV; from the exons ATGTTATGGGGTAAAAAACCAAAGCAAGCTTGCTGGATTATTCAAAAGGTGTTGAAAGCTCAGAAGTACATGGCAGGATTGACTGAAGCCAacctgattcaaatgccttctttCTCCATCAAGAATGTGTACCACAAGATGTTGGGAACTCATACTAAAGTGCCTTGGAGGAAACTAATGTGTAACAACCCTGGATCTCCCAAATGGCTATTCATTCTGTTCCTGGTTATACACAGGAGACTCTATACCAAGGACAGACTGATTCGTTGGGGGATGCAAATTTGCCCTAAGTGCCCATTGTGTGAAAATGAACCTGAATGTATTGACCACTTGTTTTTTCAATGCTCAGTGACTACAGCAGTGTGGAAGATACTCCAATGGCAGGGCATTAGGAGGACTGCTAGATCATGGTCCGAAGAACTACAGTGGTGTGAAACGAGGAACACAGGCAAAGGGAGTGATGCTACTATATATAGGATGTCTCTAGCTGCAACTGTTTATGAGCTATGGCTGGAGAGAAACCATAAAGCATTTCAAAGCAAAAGAAGAAGTGAGGTAGCAATTGTGAAGAAGATTATTCAAGAAGTGTTTGTACGA ATAGTGCTTAAAGTATAG